One stretch of Diorhabda carinulata isolate Delta chromosome 5, icDioCari1.1, whole genome shotgun sequence DNA includes these proteins:
- the LOC130894055 gene encoding soluble guanylate cyclase 88E: protein MYGLLIENMSEYIKQTYGEDKWEEIRRAAAVDQPSFSTHQVYPEGLLSRLTKKAVQILQVSEKEFSDQMGVFFIGFVSQYGYDRVLSVLGRHMRDFLNGLDNLHEYLKFSYPRMRAPSFICENETKQGLTLHYRSKRRGFVYYTMGQIREVARHFYHKEMKIELVREELLFDMVHVTFQLTFDNRAFTLASLAMTREEKHLPISASVLFEIFPFCIVFGSDMIVRSIGNSLMVILPDLVGKKITNWFDLVRPLIAFKFGSILNRTNNIFELVTVEPILNEKPSERRRGHELVLSDEMEMSEDRNLRLKGQMIYMDNWRMMMYLGTPVMPDLNSLINSGLYINDLSMHDFSRDLMLAGTQQSVELKLALDQEQLKSKKLEESMRKLDEEMTRTDELLYQMIPKQVADRLRKGENPIDTCEMFDSVSILFSDVVTFTEICSRITPMEVVSMLNGMYSIFDKLTERNSVYKVETIGDAYMVVSGAPEKEGNHAERVCDMALDMVEAITNLKDPSTGQHLKIRVGVHSGAVVAGIVGLKMPRYCLFGDSVNTASRMESTSEAMRIHISEYTKELLPPKYKVSERGEIQIKGKGSMKTYWLQAKEYWSPSSEDKYSKSLIDTIKIIPQSQSAGQVQEIGRIATYYPITFKDVARRSVASSPIKPTPKEVRSNSAGAVYSSGCDPAEIFGSLILEDAESDGKSQNSQVTLPCTFKHRSTTSSKIAIPIEKKEYSAMSLAPLSATSQNLHSEDYIDPQLQSSDTHENLLSQETQYPRLCPKQSLQLNLQPEKEKYEYGKVMHVYAKKMDKDRELPNSKSDMSICQKKDTNQMKNKSHNHQCCYAVDSSRHHRYKSNACSIS from the exons ATGTACGGGTTGTTAATAGAAAATATGTCCGAGTATATCAAACAAACGTACGGAGAAGACAAATGGGAAGAGATTCGACGTGCAGCTGCTGTAGATCAACCAAGTTTCAGTACACATCAAGTCTATCCAGAGGGATTACTATCGAGATTAACCAAAAAAGCCGTTCAG ATACTGCAAGTGAGCGAAAAAGAGTTTTCTGACCAAATGGGtgtattttttattggatttgtGAGTCAATATGGATACGATAGAGTTTTGTCAGTATTGGGGAGGCATATGAGAGATTTTCTCAACGGTCTTGATAATTTACACGAATATCTGAAATTTTCGTATCCGAGAATGCGAGCTCCGAGTTTCATCTGCGAAAACGAAACGAAACAAGGATTGACGTTACATTACAGGAGTAAAAGAAGAGGATTCGTGTATTATACAATGGGACAGATAAGAGAA GTTGCCAGACATTTTTAtcataaagaaatgaaaattgagtTGGTAAGAGAAGAATTATTATTCGATATGGTACACGTTACGTTTCAATTGACTTTTGACAACAGGGCGTTCACTTTAGCATCTTTAGCGATGACCAGAGAGGAAAAACATTTGCCAATAAGTGCTTcagtattatttgaaatatttccattttgtatTGTTTTCGG ttcCGATATGATTGTAAGAAGCATAGGAAATTCATTGATGGTCATCCTTCCGGATCTAGTGGGAAAAAAGATAACAAATTGGTTCGATTTAGTTAGACCATTGATCGCATTTAAATTTGGATCG ATACTCAACCgtactaataatatttttgaattggtGACAGTGGAGCCCATATTGAATGAAAAACCATCGGAACGAAGACGGGGACACGAATTGGTACTTAGCGATGAAATGGAAATGTCTGAAGATAGAAATTTGAGACTTAAAG GCCAAATGATTTATATGGACAACTGGAGAATGATGATGTATTTAGGAACACCTGTGATGCCAGATCtaaattctttaataaattcTGGACTCTATATTAATGATCTCTCTATGCATGATTTCAGTCG agatttGATGTTAGCCGGTACTCAACAATCAGTGGAGCTTAAGTTAGCTTTAGATCAAGAGCAGttgaaaagcaaaaaattggAAGAGTCGATGAGAAAACTGGACGAAGAAATGACAAGAACAGATGAATTGTTATATCAGATGATCCCCAAACAAGTAGCTGATAGATTAAGGAAAGGAGAAAATCCAATAGATACTTGTGAg ATGTTCGATAGCGTGTCTATTCTCTTCTCAGATGTGGTAACATTTACAGAGATCTGCAGTAGAATCACCCCCATGGAGGTAGTTTCAATGCTCAACGGCATGTACTCAATATTTGATAAGTTAACAGAAAGAAACAGCGTGTACAAA GTGGAGACCATTGGTGATGCATATATGGTTGTAAGTGGAGCACCAGAAAAAGAAGGTAATCACGCGGAAAGGGTATGTGACATGGCATTAGATATGGTTGAAGCTATCACCAACTTGAAAGATCCTTCAACTG GGCAACATCTGAAAATACGAGTTGGTGTCCATTCAGGTGCAGTAGTTGCCGGTATAGTTGGATTGAAAATGCCGAGATATTGTTTGTTCGGTGATAGTGTCAATACAGCGTCAAGAATGGAGTCTACAAGTGAAGCCATGAGAATACACATATCTGAATACACAAAGGAGCTTTTACCACCGAAGTACAAAGTTAGTGAGAGAGGGGAAATACAAATTAAAGGAAAGG GTTCAATGAAAACTTATTGGTTGCAAGCTAAAGAATACTGGTCGCCTTCATCAGaagataaatattcaaaatctcTCATCGATACAATCAAAATTATTCCCCAAAGTCAATCAGCAGGACAAGTTCAAGAGATTGGGCGTATAGCGACCTACTATCCCATTACATTCAAAGACGTAGCTAGGAGAAGTGTTGCTAGTTCCCCTATAAAACCAACTCCAAAAG AGGTACGATCGAATTCAGCTGGTGCAGTTTACTCATCAGGATGTGATCCGGCTGAAATTTTTGGGTCATTAATATTAGAAGATGCAGAATCTGATGGAAAGTCACAAAATTCGCAAGTAACACTTCCTTGTACATTTAAACACAGAAGTACAACTTCATCGAAGATTGCCATTCCTATAGAAAAAAAAGAG TACAGCGCAATGTCTCTAGCACCACTCTCCGCCACTAGTCAAAATCTCCATTCAGAAGATTATATAGATCCTCAACTACAATCATCAGATACTCACGAAAATCTACTGAGCCAAGAAACACAATATCCACGACTATGTCCAAAACAATCTCTGCAACTAAATCTTcaaccagaaaaagaaaaatatgagtatGGCAAGGTGATGCACGTTTATGCGAAAAAAATGGACAAAGACAGAGAGTTGCCAAATTCCAAAAGTGACATGAGCATTTGTCAAAAAAAGGATACGAATCAAATGAAGAATAAAAGTCACAATCATCAATGTTGTTATGCTGTAGATTCA